The Apium graveolens cultivar Ventura chromosome 11, ASM990537v1, whole genome shotgun sequence genome has a window encoding:
- the LOC141697189 gene encoding uncharacterized protein LOC141697189 — MITRSNLAEQLREYQLRSKHDWASVSFFSSTSNLSSSRVDVVVFVLWELVILAFLVFSAVSLYFRHLRLTFILVCIAFLLLLCMKVTKQLRLSRKKKRRMLLPLSM, encoded by the exons ATGATAACGCGTTCAAATCTAGCGGAACAGCTACGAGAATATCAACTTCGATCCAAACATGATTGGGCTTCTGTCTCTTTCTTCTCCTCTACCTCCAATCTTTCTTCTTCCAG GGTTGATGTCGTGGTCTTTGTATTATGGGAATTGGTCATTCTAGCCTTCTTGGTGTTTTCGGCAGTCTCTTTATATTTCAGGCATTTAAGACTCACCTTTATTTTGGTATGCATTGCATTCTTACTACTTTTATGCATGAAAGTTACAAAGCAATTGAGGCTTTCCAGGAAAAAGAAACGGAGGATGCTTCTACCATTATCCATGTAA
- the LOC141697188 gene encoding lysine histidine transporter-like 8 has translation MLNLGIMGVEQEVAVKSSSPVMVVDVETPSIPTYSSKFDLQWPFSTPSPSTKSPFSIMTTPLGSPVKKAITSMQGYLEEIGHLTKLDPQEAWLPITESRNGNAYYAAFHTLSSGLGVQALVLPLAFNSLGWIWGVACLALAFVWQLYTLWLLTQLHESVPGTRYSRYLWLSMAAFGDKPGKIMALIPTMYLSGGTCVTLIIIGGGTLKLFFQTISDATSDVTPLTTTEWYLVFTCSGIVLSQLPNLNSIAGVSLIGAITAVAYCALIWILSLTKGRMIDVSYHQLEAKPTMARLCDILNALGIIAFAFRGHNLVLEIQGTMPSSPKHPSHLPMWRGVTLSYLIIALSLFPLAIVGYWAYGNFIPANGGLLSAFYKYHRKHTSKVILGMTSLFVSINCLTSFQIYAMPVFDNLEFRYTSNMNKPCPWWLRMGFRAFFGCLAFFIAFALPFLPSLAGLLGGIALPITLAYPCFMWIVLKKPKKLTVMWLLNWTLGFMGMILSILLVFGAIWNIVTKGIEVHFFKPQWESNS, from the exons ATGTTAAACTTGGGTATCATGGGCGTTGAGCAAGAGGTAGCGGTGAAGTCAAGTAGTCCGGTAATGGTGGTGGACGTTGAAACTCCGTCAATACCGACATACTCTTCCAAATTTGATTTACAGTGGCCATTTTCCACACCATCGCCCTCCACAAAAAGCCCGTTTTCGATAATGACCACTCCATTGGGTAGCCCCGTGAAGAAGGCTATTACAAGCATGCAAGGCTACTTGGAAGAAATAGGTCACCTCACTAAACTTGATCCTCAAGAAGCGTGGCTTCCCATCACAGAATCAAGGAATGGTAATGCTTATTATGCTGCATTTCACACTCTTAGTTCCGGGCTCGGAGTACAAGCCCTTGTTCTTCCCCTTGCCTTTAATTCCCTTGGTTG GATTTGGGGAGTTGCATGTTTAGCGTTAGCGTTTGTGTGGCAACTATACACATTATGGTTACTCACTCAACTCCATGAATCGGTCCCCGGTACACGCTATAGTAGATACTTGTGGCTTTCAATGGCTGCTTTCG GTGACAAACCAGGAAAGATAATGGCACTTATTCCAACTATGTATCTGTCTGGAGGAACCTGCGTTACCCTGATTATAATCGGAGGAGGAACCTTGAAATTGTTTTTCCAGACAATTTCCGATGCTACATCAGACGTGACTCCATTGACAACAACAGAATGGTACCTCGTATTTACATGCTCAGGCATCGTCCTGTCACAGCTTCCAAATCTGAATTCCATAGCAGGAGTTTCTCTAATTGGTGCAATCACTGCAGTAGCTTATTGTGCATTAATATGGATACTATCTCTAACTAAAGGAAGGATGATTGATGTATCATACCACCAGCTGGAAGCAAAACCCACTATGGCTAGATTGTGTGACATTCTTAATGCCCTTGGGATCATTGCATTTGCCTTTAGAGGTCATAATTTAGTGCTTGAGATTCAG GGGACAATGCCATCTAGTCCGAAACACCCATCTCATTTGCCAATGTGGAGAGGTGTAACATTATCCTATCTTATCATCGCATTGTCTTTGTTCCCACTCGCAATTGTAGGTTATTGGGCTTACGGAAACTTT ATACCTGCAAATGGAGGATTGCTGAGTGCCTTTTACAAGTATCATAGGAAACACACATCAAAAGTTATTTTAGGGATGACAAGTCTTTTTGTTTCCATCAACTGCCTCACCTCTTTCCAGATATACGCTATGCCTGTTTTTGATAACCTGGAGTTTAGATACACGAGCAACATGAACAAACCTTGTCCCTGGTGGTTGCGTATGGGATTTCGTGCTTTCTTTGGATGCCTAGCATTCTTCATTGCTTTTGCACTCCCGTTCCTGCCAAGCTTGGCTGGGTTATTAGGAGGAATTGCCTTGCCAATCACCTTGGCATATCCCTGTTTCATGTGGATAGTTCTCAAGAAACCTAAGAAACTCACTGTAATGTGGTTGCTCAACTGGACTCTAGGTTTCATGGGAATGATCTTGAGCATATTACTTGTTTTTGGAGCAATTTGGAATATTGTGACAAAAGGAATCGAAGTTCACTTCTTTAAACCTCAATGGGAATCCAACAGTTGA